Proteins encoded by one window of Candidatus Neomarinimicrobiota bacterium:
- a CDS encoding ABC transporter ATP-binding protein → MKRLIELKGIKKIYNVGKVQVHALRGVNLTVNHGEYIAIMGPSGSGKSTLMNIIGCLDTPTEGIYELENIPVYKFNDNQLAEIRNKKIGFVFQTFNLLPRASALHNVELPLIYAGVPASKRKKLAEEALEMVGLGDRKNHRPSELSGGQRQRVAIARALVNNPSILLADEPTGNLDSNAGEEIMKIFNELHGRGNTIILVTHEKYIADHAKRIVHIKDGLIIDDTGQVE, encoded by the coding sequence ATGAAAAGATTAATTGAATTAAAAGGGATTAAAAAAATCTACAATGTTGGCAAGGTACAGGTTCACGCTTTGCGTGGAGTAAATCTCACGGTAAATCATGGTGAATACATAGCTATAATGGGACCATCGGGCTCTGGCAAATCAACTCTTATGAACATAATTGGATGTCTCGACACACCAACAGAAGGTATATATGAGCTGGAAAACATCCCTGTTTACAAGTTTAATGACAATCAACTTGCTGAAATAAGGAATAAAAAAATCGGTTTTGTCTTTCAAACATTCAATTTACTCCCGAGGGCTTCAGCTTTGCATAATGTGGAACTACCACTAATTTATGCAGGTGTTCCTGCCTCAAAAAGGAAGAAATTAGCCGAAGAAGCACTGGAGATGGTTGGACTTGGAGACAGAAAAAACCATAGACCAAGTGAACTTTCGGGAGGCCAAAGACAGCGTGTGGCTATTGCCAGAGCCCTTGTGAATAATCCTTCAATACTTCTTGCTGATGAACCAACTGGGAATCTTGATTCAAACGCTGGTGAAGAAATCATGAAAATATTCAATGAATTACATGGTAGAGGTAACACCATAATCCTTGTAACCCATGAAAAATACATAGCCGATCATGCTAAAAGAATTGTACATATAAAGGATGGGCTTATAATAGATGATACAGGGCAAGTAGAATGA
- a CDS encoding transposase, producing MIHQIRNSLRYISYKDQREFMKDLRRVYQAPTKAVAEEELAQLEKKWKKAIKDWTKIIAQLAIHFKGRLSLKF from the coding sequence GTGATTCATCAAATACGCAATAGTCTGCGCTATATTTCGTATAAAGATCAACGGGAATTTATGAAAGACCTGCGGAGAGTCTATCAAGCTCCCACCAAAGCAGTGGCAGAAGAGGAATTAGCCCAATTAGAGAAGAAATGGAAAAAAGCCATCAAGGACTGGACAAAAATTATTGCCCAATTGGCTATCCATTTCAAAGGAAGGTTAAGCCTAAAATTCTAA
- a CDS encoding ABC transporter permease has protein sequence MKPVSAIITFWENIKIALQALLANKMRTFLTTLGIIIGVLTIVSVASIISGLNKGFAEQISNIGSNILYINRYPWIIMDDWYKYRNRPRITLKEAEFIKSHSQYAEAVAPTTSTSSTLKYMNNSLEDISITGITYEENLVDNFELEEGRYFTPIEIDRKRQVAIIGYEIKEKLFENDDPIGKKIHIGNQKFTVIGVRKKRGKIFGESIDVVVYIPLRTLYAKFGQRRSLQIRVKVKNPDMINDTIEELRFWMRTARALKPSDPDNFSINRQELLLQTYKRLTSGLYIAALGIGTLSLLVGGIGIMNIMLVSVTERRKEIGIRKAIGAKRRTIIAQFLIESSTLCTIGGLIAVILSYFISLLIDKLTPFPASVPLWSVIGGIIFSSFVGIFFGLYPAARAAKMNPIEALRYE, from the coding sequence ATGAAGCCGGTTTCAGCAATAATCACATTCTGGGAAAATATAAAAATAGCTTTACAGGCACTTTTAGCTAACAAAATGCGTACATTTCTTACCACTCTTGGTATAATTATTGGGGTACTCACTATCGTCTCAGTTGCATCAATAATTTCTGGACTAAATAAGGGATTTGCTGAGCAGATTTCGAACATTGGAAGCAACATCCTGTATATAAATCGGTACCCATGGATTATAATGGACGACTGGTATAAATATAGAAATAGACCACGAATAACACTAAAAGAGGCAGAATTTATTAAAAGCCATTCACAATATGCGGAAGCAGTTGCTCCAACAACATCCACTTCCTCAACACTGAAATATATGAACAATTCATTAGAGGACATATCAATTACTGGAATAACCTACGAGGAAAATTTAGTAGATAATTTTGAATTGGAAGAGGGCAGGTACTTCACTCCCATCGAGATTGATAGAAAAAGACAGGTTGCCATTATAGGTTATGAAATAAAGGAAAAACTCTTTGAAAACGATGATCCCATTGGGAAAAAAATACACATTGGAAATCAAAAGTTTACAGTTATAGGTGTGAGAAAAAAAAGAGGTAAAATCTTCGGCGAATCAATTGATGTAGTTGTATATATTCCTCTGCGTACTTTGTATGCAAAATTTGGACAAAGAAGAAGCTTGCAAATAAGAGTAAAGGTAAAAAATCCAGATATGATTAATGACACCATCGAAGAGCTAAGATTCTGGATGAGAACAGCAAGGGCTCTAAAACCCTCTGACCCTGATAACTTTTCAATAAACAGACAGGAATTATTGCTTCAAACATACAAGAGATTGACAAGCGGGTTATACATAGCAGCATTAGGGATAGGAACTCTTTCTCTTTTAGTAGGTGGAATTGGTATTATGAATATCATGCTTGTATCTGTAACAGAAAGAAGAAAAGAAATTGGCATTAGAAAAGCTATTGGTGCAAAGCGCAGAACAATAATTGCCCAATTTCTGATTGAATCATCCACCTTATGCACAATTGGTGGTCTTATAGCTGTTATTCTGAGTTATTTCATATCACTCCTTATCGATAAATTAACACCTTTTCCTGCCTCGGTACCACTCTGGTCTGTCATAGGTGGAATAATTTTCTCATCATTTGTAGGAATATTCTTTGGTCTATATCCAGCGGCAAGAGCTGCAAAAATGAACCCGATCGAAGCCTTAAGGTATGAATAA
- a CDS encoding transposase — protein MSVLTELQNRGVEDVLIACVDGLKGFPEAIETVFPQTRVQCRRDPSDYA, from the coding sequence TTGTCGGTGTTAACTGAATTACAGAACCGTGGTGTAGAAGATGTTTTAATTGCCTGTGTGGATGGTTTAAAGGGATTCCCTGAAGCCATTGAGACTGTTTTCCCACAAACACGTGTCCAGTGTCGAAGAGATCCTTCGGATTATGCGTGA
- a CDS encoding transposase yields the protein MLLVYFDAIHYKIRSDGKVQTRSAYTCLCIDVQWQRDLLGIWIGESVRRIPSGKEHISGCRC from the coding sequence ATGTTATTGGTATATTTTGATGCTATTCACTATAAGATTCGCAGTGATGGGAAAGTTCAAACCAGGTCTGCCTATACCTGTCTGTGTATTGATGTTCAGTGGCAACGGGATTTATTGGGTATCTGGATTGGTGAGAGTGTTCGAAGAATCCCTTCGGGAAAGGAGCACATTTCTGGTTGTCGGTGTTAA
- a CDS encoding efflux RND transporter periplasmic adaptor subunit, translated as MKKILIVGIIIVVIIVFILLNLSNNKGKTIPVQTGKVERGNIVQKVNASGLIEPVTEVKISANISAKIMKITVEEGDRVKKGQLLVELDSAQYKAAYDKALSNLESAKASKRKVDSDLKRIKALYEKNLASESELEAAIAQAELAKSQVIQAEAMVKQAADDLSKTKISSPITGTVTDIRKEEGEIALGSVFQADVILVVSDLSQMKAKVEVDETDVVNITEGDSAIVEIDAIPDKKFRGIVAEVAHSATIKNPGTMEQIANFEVEISLLDIDPKMRPGMSVTADIITDRRDSTIVVPIQCVTFRENQNTKIPLKIKSPQEIVFVIKQPDELPDTSRYRKYKTPVAIARPVKLGISSDTHFEILEGLEEGEQIVTGSFKAISKDLYDGAPVKILNKKAKEERK; from the coding sequence ATGAAAAAGATATTAATCGTCGGAATTATCATTGTGGTTATTATTGTATTTATATTACTTAACTTAAGCAACAATAAAGGAAAAACAATCCCTGTGCAAACCGGCAAGGTGGAACGTGGTAATATTGTCCAGAAGGTAAATGCTTCTGGATTAATTGAGCCAGTAACTGAGGTTAAAATTAGTGCGAATATAAGCGCAAAGATCATGAAAATTACTGTTGAAGAAGGTGATAGGGTAAAAAAGGGGCAGCTACTTGTAGAGCTTGATAGCGCACAATATAAAGCTGCCTATGATAAAGCACTTTCAAACCTTGAAAGTGCAAAAGCAAGCAAAAGAAAAGTTGACAGTGATCTAAAAAGAATAAAGGCTCTCTATGAAAAAAATCTTGCGTCAGAGTCTGAGCTGGAAGCTGCTATCGCACAGGCTGAACTGGCAAAAAGCCAGGTAATTCAGGCGGAGGCTATGGTTAAACAGGCAGCTGATGATTTAAGCAAGACAAAAATTTCATCGCCAATCACAGGTACAGTAACTGACATAAGAAAAGAAGAAGGTGAAATTGCCCTTGGTTCGGTATTCCAAGCAGATGTAATTCTGGTTGTATCCGATCTTTCACAAATGAAAGCAAAAGTTGAAGTTGATGAAACAGATGTTGTAAATATAACTGAAGGTGACTCTGCCATAGTTGAAATTGACGCAATCCCGGATAAAAAATTTCGAGGAATTGTCGCTGAAGTCGCACACAGTGCAACTATTAAAAATCCGGGCACAATGGAGCAAATAGCAAACTTTGAGGTCGAAATTTCCCTTCTGGATATAGATCCCAAAATGAGACCAGGAATGTCGGTAACTGCAGACATTATAACCGACAGAAGAGATAGTACTATTGTTGTACCTATACAATGCGTAACTTTCAGGGAAAATCAGAATACTAAAATTCCTTTAAAAATCAAGTCTCCTCAGGAAATAGTATTTGTTATTAAACAGCCAGACGAGCTTCCCGATACATCAAGATACAGAAAATATAAAACACCTGTTGCTATTGCAAGACCGGTAAAATTGGGTATAAGTAGCGATACACATTTCGAAATTTTAGAGGGATTGGAGGAAGGGGAGCAAATAGTAACTGGTAGCTTTAAAGCCATCAGCAAAGATTTATATGATGGTGCACCAGTCAAAATTCTAAACAAAAAGGCTAAGGAGGAGAGAAAATGA
- a CDS encoding TolC family protein — translation MKRVLVLFIILSTFIIITAQNTPLTLEKCIEIALRESPDYILADYQVKISRTGILSSYNGILPRISTDLNATRSTQGPSEYVYNNIVFSRGDTTTYYYRTGLSLYQNIYDGGKWWYNIKLARNLYLNSEIYREQIRQWIILNVTQKYYEVLKAQQMLYVYQSALKSSEEQLKKSEELYKVKKVSQRDVYKAKVNLSNNKLNLLQQKTALENAKMELNIAMGRDAYIPIEVVEKEYTPPVKFDEEKTIETVLANNIELKLLNIEKKTSEIQYKINRANLFPSLYSTFSYSRGGSDFSKIYKPMDKWWNTSIGITLSWSIFDGFSRKANITKSYLEYKSYDEQIEKKKQDIIKQIEILLNQLNTLLEMYNISKISVKSAEEDLRLAQEMYKLKSATLLEVLDAQASLIRANATLISTMYDAKVIEARILYLMGKL, via the coding sequence ATGAAAAGAGTTCTTGTTTTATTCATCATTTTATCAACATTTATAATTATAACCGCTCAAAATACTCCATTGACGCTTGAAAAATGCATTGAAATAGCTCTAAGGGAAAGTCCTGACTACATACTGGCAGATTATCAGGTAAAAATCTCAAGAACTGGTATCCTTTCTTCTTATAATGGTATTTTACCTAGAATATCAACTGATTTGAATGCGACCAGATCAACACAGGGTCCAAGTGAATATGTATATAATAATATTGTTTTTAGTAGAGGAGATACAACTACATACTACTATAGAACAGGATTATCTCTATATCAAAATATCTATGACGGGGGAAAGTGGTGGTATAATATCAAATTAGCACGGAATTTATACCTGAATTCTGAAATATATAGAGAGCAAATTCGACAGTGGATTATTTTGAACGTCACTCAGAAATATTACGAAGTATTAAAAGCTCAACAGATGTTGTATGTTTACCAGTCTGCTTTAAAAAGCAGTGAAGAACAATTGAAAAAGTCAGAGGAATTATATAAAGTAAAAAAGGTCTCTCAGCGAGATGTATACAAAGCCAAGGTAAATCTTAGTAATAACAAACTCAATTTATTGCAACAGAAAACAGCTCTTGAAAATGCTAAAATGGAATTAAACATTGCGATGGGTAGAGATGCATATATTCCTATCGAAGTGGTCGAGAAAGAGTACACACCTCCTGTGAAATTTGATGAGGAAAAAACAATCGAGACAGTACTTGCAAACAATATCGAGTTAAAATTACTAAACATTGAGAAAAAAACTTCTGAAATTCAGTATAAAATAAACAGGGCAAATCTTTTCCCCAGTCTTTATTCAACATTTTCCTATTCAAGAGGCGGTTCAGATTTCTCGAAAATTTATAAACCAATGGATAAATGGTGGAACACCTCTATAGGAATAACTTTGAGCTGGTCAATATTTGATGGATTCTCCAGAAAGGCAAATATTACAAAAAGTTATTTGGAATATAAATCATATGATGAACAGATAGAAAAGAAGAAACAGGATATAATAAAACAGATTGAAATTCTACTGAACCAACTTAACACCCTTCTTGAGATGTACAATATCAGTAAAATTAGCGTAAAATCAGCTGAAGAAGACCTCAGGTTAGCTCAGGAAATGTATAAGCTAAAATCTGCCACTCTACTTGAGGTACTCGACGCTCAGGCTTCTCTTATAAGGGCTAATGCTACTTTAATCTCAACAATGTATGACGCTAAGGTAATAGAGGCACGAATTCTGTACTTAATGGGAAAATTGTAA
- a CDS encoding nucleoside hydrolase, translating into MRRILFISVTALIFFFHSCSSGKEGSVLRSHEKIRVILDTDANNEMDDQNAIAYLLFNDDVFDIEGITVNRTYNGGDVNKHFEEAERIVKLCGFEDRVRVYRGANGTFKDIIAYVNEEGFDGHEAVDFIIQRAKESDKRELVLLGIGKLTNIALAIYKDPSIIKNVRVVWLGSNYPMLGEYNLENDTSALGAILESDVRFEMVVVRYGENTGADAAKVDLETFRSKMKGVGPRIEEPIVGRHGCEFNCIGDYLVNLFENFPGRPEKRPLFDVTAVAVLKNPLWADCLIVKGLRYKNGEWVKYRDIDREVLIWENLDCKNIIEDFYKTLVKG; encoded by the coding sequence ATGAGAAGGATACTTTTTATTAGTGTAACGGCGTTAATTTTTTTCTTTCATTCATGTTCTTCTGGAAAAGAGGGTTCAGTGTTGAGGTCCCATGAAAAGATACGGGTTATACTTGATACGGATGCCAACAACGAGATGGATGATCAGAATGCGATTGCGTATTTACTTTTTAATGATGATGTTTTTGACATCGAGGGGATAACAGTTAATAGGACATATAATGGTGGAGATGTAAACAAACATTTTGAGGAAGCGGAGAGGATTGTGAAGTTATGTGGTTTTGAGGATAGGGTTAGGGTTTACAGGGGAGCTAATGGTACGTTTAAGGATATAATTGCTTATGTTAATGAGGAGGGTTTTGATGGTCATGAGGCTGTAGATTTCATTATTCAGAGGGCTAAGGAGTCAGATAAGAGGGAGTTGGTATTATTGGGTATAGGGAAGTTGACCAATATTGCATTGGCTATATATAAGGATCCGAGTATAATTAAGAATGTTCGGGTTGTATGGTTAGGGTCAAATTATCCGATGCTTGGGGAGTATAATTTAGAGAATGACACGTCGGCATTGGGTGCGATTTTAGAGTCTGATGTTCGATTTGAGATGGTAGTTGTACGTTATGGGGAGAATACTGGGGCAGATGCGGCGAAGGTAGATTTGGAGACTTTTCGAAGTAAGATGAAGGGAGTAGGACCTCGGATAGAGGAGCCGATAGTAGGTAGACACGGGTGTGAGTTTAATTGCATAGGGGATTATCTGGTTAATCTATTTGAGAATTTTCCAGGTAGGCCGGAGAAGAGGCCATTGTTTGATGTGACGGCTGTAGCGGTGTTAAAGAATCCGTTGTGGGCTGACTGTCTTATTGTCAAAGGTTTGCGATATAAAAATGGGGAGTGGGTAAAGTATAGGGACATAGACAGAGAAGTTTTAATCTGGGAGAATTTAGATTGTAAGAATATAATAGAGGATTTTTATAAGACTTTAGTAAAGGGATGA
- a CDS encoding fused MFS/spermidine synthase, whose protein sequence is MSISGRNGKRGRDGIIKSAKTSLRQLPFSNLGKGIYYILFLLSGVSGLIYEVLWLRIFTNVFGNTTYSASVVLAAYMAGLALGSIFIGRVSDRKSNLLSIFAIVEICIGLSALAIPFVSGKLNYFYKFLFNYLSDSALLLIFVKGIISFVIMFIPTFLMGGTLPLIGKYLVRDIDQSGRIVGLLYGFNTLGATLGCFITGFFLLEHFGIVRSVSIGAFVNIFLGLIFLLLSKVYKKTDIDYHEYKRRKKEGVKHPISEKHNKNLILISYGFYGFVALSYEILWMRLLELKLHTTVYAFTIMLTTFLLGLGVGGVIFSVIDKLKLIRNHNIFFGLLEVLIGLFGLSLIFVFANLEYISSFSGMISWQDQIKQQFLISGLIMLFPTTLMGMLFPAANKIYIDDPDTLGKSVGYIYSSNTIGGILGSIVTGFFLVRLLGTQYSIQLISFIALVVGSVNVFNPYKTSKPKAITLFLLSLMWILAVLFSVILPRDYLMRYYNITEKEVNSRVKILYAFEGIEGVTSVHEYPDGSKVLTTGSTNVAGTDFTLRTTQKLQAHIPMLLHHHPVEVLQVGFGSGETSHILTMYETAKVDVVEISLGVIDAASKYFLNINSNVFSNPKFRLILMDGANYIFLTDRKYDVIMNDSIWPFYSGNASLYTLEYFKTCREHLKKGGIMTSWLPIEFPLESFKILLNTFNSVFSYVSLWVATTHYNKHALLVGSMEPLKIDLNLFLKRFYKYAEKDLEIVNLNDPVLFLSTYKMDHDGFSNWLGDVPINTVDKPILEFSPRLAVPNIDKAKCYELVLINSSSVISHLFSADTINSNYRDFIEKLKNCERANQHFMRGLIMRERGEGEFIDEFENALALWPNHPGVLFMLNEINKLESIDISSMDGYSFVDLINIGEKFLINKLYEKAIRVFGKAINVKPNSALAHYNLASAYLGMDKLNEALHEMNKAIELQSSTASFYNTRGMIYFKLGKVMEAIKDFTRAIEINPGYAIVYNSRGIAYASIGKAQKALDDFNIAIDLDTNYIEAYYNRGLLYQTQWKKLYLNENTALTEAIRNYTKAISLNPSYIKAYSNRGIVYALQGQFQLAIKDFNKIIELKPEQADAYYNRGLVYGMCGDHIKARKDFNKAIKLNPAYTDRLKNQR, encoded by the coding sequence ATGTCCATAAGTGGGAGGAATGGAAAAAGAGGGAGGGATGGTATAATAAAATCTGCAAAGACATCCTTGAGGCAGCTTCCATTCAGTAATTTGGGAAAAGGGATATACTATATACTATTTCTGCTGTCCGGGGTATCCGGGCTGATTTATGAAGTATTATGGCTTAGAATTTTTACGAACGTTTTTGGTAATACCACATATTCTGCAAGTGTTGTTTTGGCCGCCTATATGGCTGGCTTGGCATTGGGCAGCATTTTTATTGGAAGGGTTTCCGATAGAAAATCTAATTTATTATCTATTTTTGCCATTGTGGAAATTTGCATTGGGTTATCAGCTTTAGCAATTCCGTTTGTAAGTGGTAAACTTAATTATTTCTACAAGTTTCTCTTTAACTACCTTTCGGATTCAGCATTATTACTAATATTTGTAAAAGGTATAATATCGTTTGTGATAATGTTTATACCTACTTTTCTGATGGGAGGGACCTTACCTCTGATAGGTAAGTACTTGGTGAGAGATATCGACCAAAGTGGAAGGATTGTAGGTTTATTGTATGGATTTAATACATTAGGTGCCACCTTGGGTTGCTTTATTACCGGCTTTTTCCTTTTGGAGCATTTTGGCATTGTTAGATCTGTTTCTATTGGAGCTTTTGTTAATATTTTTCTGGGGTTGATTTTTCTTCTTTTAAGTAAGGTTTATAAAAAAACCGACATAGATTACCACGAATACAAAAGAAGAAAAAAAGAAGGTGTAAAACACCCAATTTCTGAAAAACACAACAAAAACTTAATTTTAATAAGCTATGGTTTTTACGGCTTTGTGGCGCTGTCATATGAAATATTATGGATGAGGCTTTTAGAATTGAAATTGCACACTACCGTTTACGCATTTACAATAATGCTAACCACTTTTCTATTGGGCTTGGGAGTTGGTGGAGTAATTTTTTCTGTAATCGATAAGCTTAAGTTGATTAGAAACCATAACATATTTTTTGGTTTGCTGGAAGTATTGATTGGACTATTTGGACTTTCTTTAATTTTTGTGTTTGCAAATTTAGAGTACATATCAAGTTTTAGTGGGATGATATCCTGGCAAGACCAAATTAAGCAGCAATTCCTTATATCCGGCTTAATAATGCTGTTTCCAACAACGTTAATGGGGATGTTATTTCCAGCAGCCAATAAAATTTATATCGATGATCCTGACACTCTTGGGAAATCTGTAGGTTACATATACTCATCTAATACAATCGGTGGTATTTTGGGATCAATAGTTACGGGTTTTTTTCTTGTTAGGCTCTTGGGAACACAATATAGTATTCAATTAATTTCTTTCATTGCTCTGGTTGTGGGAAGTGTAAATGTATTTAATCCGTATAAAACTTCCAAACCTAAAGCTATTACATTGTTTCTACTTTCACTTATGTGGATTTTGGCTGTGCTGTTTAGTGTAATTCTTCCTAGAGATTATCTTATGCGTTATTACAACATAACGGAAAAGGAAGTCAACAGTCGCGTAAAGATCTTATATGCCTTCGAAGGAATTGAAGGAGTCACAAGCGTTCATGAATACCCAGATGGCAGTAAAGTATTAACGACAGGTTCTACAAATGTTGCTGGTACCGATTTTACCTTAAGAACTACTCAGAAGCTTCAGGCCCATATCCCAATGCTCTTACATCACCACCCTGTTGAGGTTCTGCAGGTCGGCTTTGGTAGCGGTGAAACAAGTCATATACTTACAATGTATGAAACTGCTAAAGTCGATGTTGTTGAAATTAGCTTAGGCGTAATTGATGCGGCCTCTAAGTATTTTCTTAATATAAATTCTAACGTTTTCAGTAATCCCAAATTTAGACTTATTTTAATGGATGGAGCCAACTACATTTTTCTGACAGATCGAAAATATGATGTGATTATGAACGATTCGATATGGCCTTTTTATTCAGGTAATGCCAGTTTATATACGTTGGAGTATTTTAAGACTTGTAGGGAACATTTGAAAAAAGGTGGGATAATGACTAGTTGGTTACCTATTGAATTCCCGCTGGAGAGTTTTAAGATTTTGCTAAATACTTTTAATTCAGTGTTTTCATATGTCTCATTGTGGGTGGCAACAACGCATTATAATAAACATGCATTGTTAGTGGGTTCGATGGAGCCATTGAAGATAGATTTGAATCTGTTCCTAAAACGTTTTTATAAATATGCTGAAAAGGACCTGGAAATTGTAAATCTTAATGATCCAGTTTTGTTTTTAAGTACTTATAAGATGGATCATGATGGTTTCTCAAATTGGCTTGGCGATGTGCCAATAAATACGGTTGATAAACCGATTTTAGAGTTTTCGCCCCGGTTAGCAGTTCCTAATATAGATAAAGCCAAATGTTATGAACTGGTGTTGATTAATAGTTCCTCGGTAATATCACATTTATTTAGCGCTGACACTATCAATTCAAATTATAGAGATTTTATAGAGAAGCTAAAAAATTGTGAAAGGGCAAATCAACATTTCATGCGCGGCTTGATAATGAGGGAAAGAGGAGAAGGGGAATTTATAGATGAATTTGAAAATGCTTTAGCACTTTGGCCTAATCACCCAGGAGTTTTGTTTATGTTAAACGAGATTAACAAATTGGAATCAATTGATATATCGAGTATGGATGGTTATTCGTTTGTAGATTTGATTAATATTGGTGAAAAGTTTCTAATAAACAAATTGTATGAAAAAGCGATAAGGGTATTTGGAAAGGCTATTAATGTCAAACCAAATTCAGCATTAGCGCATTACAATCTTGCATCTGCATATCTTGGTATGGACAAGCTAAACGAGGCGTTACATGAAATGAATAAAGCTATAGAATTACAATCAAGTACAGCATCATTTTATAATACTCGGGGTATGATTTATTTTAAGCTGGGTAAAGTTATGGAAGCTATAAAAGATTTTACCAGAGCAATAGAAATAAATCCCGGATATGCGATTGTTTATAATAGTCGCGGGATTGCTTATGCATCTATTGGAAAAGCCCAAAAAGCTCTTGATGATTTCAATATAGCAATAGATTTAGATACTAACTACATTGAAGCTTACTACAATAGAGGTTTGTTGTACCAAACTCAGTGGAAGAAATTGTATCTAAACGAAAATACTGCATTAACTGAGGCAATTAGAAATTATACTAAGGCGATTTCGCTGAATCCCAGTTATATAAAAGCTTATAGCAACAGAGGGATAGTTTATGCTCTACAGGGACAGTTTCAATTGGCAATTAAAGATTTCAATAAGATTATAGAATTGAAGCCAGAGCAGGCCGATGCTTACTATAATCGCGGTTTAGTATACGGAATGTGTGGTGACCACATAAAAGCCAGGAAGGATTTTAATAAAGCAATTAAATTAAATCCTGCTTATACAGACAGGCTTAAAAATCAAAGGTAG
- a CDS encoding ABC transporter permease — translation MNLDEGVRIAFQTIKSNKLRTFLTTLGIVIGVTSVIGMMSLINALEAYMNKTLSVIGGNTFWIQKYPAVRLGKLDKKYRLRKDITVDHAEAIKKYASAVSVVSPEAYSWGKELRYKDKKTNPNILVYGSDENWLEINMRFLKEGRFFNRDDIHYKRNVVVIGTEIAEKLFPYTYPIDEFIKIDNIKFKIIGVLEEKGSIFGQSQDNFAVIPISTFMKIYGKHRSIGIAVKAINSDFYQEAMDQSISILRTVRKVPPGDPNDFEVVTQDSIMQTLKNLTGFIFVAAVVICSISLIVGGIGIMNIMLVAVTERTREIGIRKAIGAKRIHILYQFLTETIVICLAGGIIGIILGSIIGVIAGVSLKLPPIIPVWSIFLGVGFSIFVGLLFGIYPSMKAARLNPIEALRYE, via the coding sequence ATGAATCTTGATGAAGGCGTTAGAATAGCTTTTCAGACAATAAAGTCCAATAAACTTAGGACGTTTTTAACTACACTTGGAATAGTGATAGGTGTAACATCGGTAATTGGTATGATGTCGCTAATAAATGCCTTAGAAGCCTATATGAACAAAACACTCTCCGTAATAGGAGGAAATACATTCTGGATTCAAAAGTACCCCGCAGTTCGGCTTGGAAAGCTTGATAAAAAATATAGACTCAGAAAAGATATTACTGTTGATCATGCAGAAGCCATTAAAAAATATGCTAGTGCTGTATCCGTGGTTTCACCCGAAGCCTATTCATGGGGTAAGGAACTTAGATATAAGGACAAAAAGACAAATCCAAACATTCTTGTCTACGGTTCCGATGAAAACTGGTTAGAAATCAACATGAGATTCTTAAAAGAAGGGAGGTTTTTTAACAGAGATGACATACACTATAAAAGAAATGTTGTAGTTATAGGCACAGAAATTGCCGAAAAGCTTTTTCCGTATACTTATCCGATTGATGAATTTATAAAAATTGACAATATAAAATTTAAAATAATTGGTGTACTTGAAGAAAAAGGGAGTATTTTTGGGCAGAGTCAGGATAATTTTGCTGTAATTCCAATAAGTACTTTCATGAAAATATACGGCAAGCATAGATCAATCGGAATAGCGGTAAAGGCTATAAATTCAGACTTTTACCAAGAAGCCATGGATCAGAGCATAAGCATCTTAAGGACGGTCAGAAAAGTACCTCCCGGAGATCCAAATGATTTTGAGGTAGTAACGCAGGATTCGATAATGCAAACGCTAAAAAACCTTACAGGTTTTATTTTTGTTGCTGCAGTAGTTATATGCTCGATATCTCTAATAGTGGGTGGCATAGGTATTATGAATATCATGCTGGTAGCAGTTACTGAAAGGACGAGGGAAATAGGTATCAGAAAAGCCATTGGTGCAAAAAGAATTCACATTCTCTATCAGTTTCTTACTGAAACAATTGTAATATGTCTGGCGGGGGGTATCATAGGAATAATACTGGGCTCTATCATAGGTGTAATAGCAGGCGTATCTTTAAAACTACCCCCAATCATACCGGTCTGGTCTATATTTCTCGGTGTAGGGTTTTCAATATTCGTCGGTCTTTTATTTGGAATATATCCCTCCATGAAAGCTGCAAGATTAAATCCTATCGAAGCACTTCGCTACGAGTAG